The Argentina anserina chromosome 3, drPotAnse1.1, whole genome shotgun sequence genome includes a region encoding these proteins:
- the LOC126788055 gene encoding uncharacterized protein LOC126788055 — MDVDSQPTMEETILVGDDLMTGPPSPIIPPEIASHVLEGVDLCDGILKNLFLCLQINDIEPFCQDELAMYKQCAEKRDRELRKRLQDSEHKLGLSMPLNDAKERASQLEKEVTLLDRRFILASGLEGIDGFRQRWSLHGRLTDTKKRLESLKQGMESRKRV, encoded by the exons ATGGATG TTGATTCACAACCAACTATGGAGGAAACCATTTTGGTGGGAGATGATCTAATGACGGGCCCTCCATCACCAATAATTCCACCAGAAATCGCTTCTCATGTGCTTGAAGGTGTTGATTTATGTGATGGGATTTTGAAGAATCTATTTCTAT GTCTGCAAATCAATGATATTGAGCCATTCTGTCAAGATGAGCTTGCTATGTATAAACAGTGTGCTGAAAAAAGA GATCGGGAACTGAGGAAACGACTTCAGGACAGTGAGCACAAATTAGGTTTGTCGATGCCTTTGAATGATGCCAAGGAAAGAGCTTCTCAGCTTGAAAAAGAGGTCACATTGTTGGATAG GCGGTTCATTCTTGCTAGTGGACTTGAAGGCATAGACGGCTTTCGCCAGAGATGGAGTTTGCATGGTCGCCTTACAGATACCAA GAAAAGGTTGGAGTCCTTGAAGCAGGGAATGGAGAGCAGGAAAAGGGTGTAA
- the LOC126788047 gene encoding flagellar radial spoke protein 5: MATLQLHTLLPNPTSFNSPFSTRRPSPNSNSVRCGEATQLSTSSETNRVVTVSNGNDSLDICRVLNGMWQTSGAWGRIDRDDAVDAMLRYADAGLSTFDMADHYGPAEDLYGIFINRVRKERPPEMLEKVRGLTKWVPPPVKMTSSFVRDSINVSRKRMDVASLDMLQFHWWDYANSGYLDALRHLTDLKDEGKIKTVALTNFDTERLQIILENEIPVVSNQVQHSIVDMRPQKKMAELCELTGVKLITYGTVMGGLLSEKFLDTNLSIPFAGPPLNTPSLQKYKRMVDAWGGWSLFQTLLQTLKTIATKHGVTIPNVAVKYILDQRGVAGSMIGVRLGLSDHIQDSNAVFSLALDEDDISSIEEVTKKGKDLLRVIGDCGDEYRR, from the exons ATGGCGACACTGCAGTTGCACACCCTCCTCCCCAATCCGACGTCGTTCAATTCACCATTCTCAACTCGGCGCCCCTCACCCAACTCCAACTCGGTCAGGTGCGGCGAGGCAACTCAGTTGAGCACCAGCAGCGAGACCAACCGAGTCGTCACAGTGAGCAACGGCAACGATTCGTTGGATATATGCCGAGTCCTTAACGGAATGTGGCAGACCAGCGGCGCCTGGGGCCGCATCGACCGAGACGACGCCGTCGACGCCATGCTCCGCTACGCCGACGCCGGCCTCTCCACCTTCGACATGGCCGACCACT ATGGACCGGCTGAGGATCTCTATGGGATCTTTATCAATCGTGTTCGTAAGGAGCGACCACCAGAAATGTTGGAGAAGGTTAGAGG TCTCACAAAATGGGTGCCGCCACCAGTTAAGATGACAAGCAGTTTTGTGAGGGACAGTATAAATGTTTCAAGAAAGAGAATGGATGTGGCTTCCTTGGACATGCTTCAGTTTCATTG GTGGGATTACGCAAATTCGGGTTACCTTGATGCACTTAGACACCTTACGGATTTGAAAGACGAAG GTAAAATAAAGACTGTGGCCTTGACAAACTTTGATACTGAGCGACTACAGATAATCCTAGAAAATGAGATTCCTGTTGTAAGCAATCAG GTCCAGCATTCGATTGTTGACATGCGTCCTCAAAAGAAAATGGCTGAGCTTTGTGAGCTTACAGGAGTCAAACTTATaac GTATGGGACAGTAATGGGTGGTCTGTTATCTGAAAAGTTCCTTGACACTAACTTGTCCATTCCGTTTGCCGGGCCTCCATTAAACACTCCCTCTCTCCAAAAGTACAAACGG ATGGTTGATGCCTGGGGAGGATGGAGTCTTTTTCAAACTCTTCTTCAGACACTCAAAACAATTGCAACTAAACATGGTGTCACAATCCCCAATGTTGCTGTGAAATACATACTAGATCAG CGAGGTGTGGCAGGATCGATGATAGGTGTTAGACTTGGACTGTCAGACCATATCCAAGACTCTAATGCTGTATTTTCTCTTGCCCTTGATGAGGATGATATAAGCAGCATAGAAGAAGTCACAAAGAAAGGGAAGGATCTCCTTCGAGTTATTGGTGACTGCGGAGATGAATATAGGCGTTGA